One Mycobacterium marseillense DNA window includes the following coding sequences:
- the narH gene encoding nitrate reductase subunit beta: protein MKVMAQLAMVMNLDKCIGCHTCSVTCKQAWTNRSGTEYVWFNNVETRPGQGYPRTYEDQEKWRGGWIRDKKGRLRLRDGGRIQKLLRIFANPKLPVIGDYYEPWTYDYENLTTAPAGDTFPTAAPRSVISGEPMKVSWGPNWDDNLAGSSEILAEDPILKKVNDEIKLKLEETFMFYLPRICEHCLNPSCVASCPSGAMYKRSEDGIVLVDQDRCRGWRMCVSGCPYKKVYFNHKTGKAEKCTLCYPRMEVGLPTICSETCVGRLRYLGVVLYDADRVLEAASVEKDTDLYRAQCEILLDPNDPDVIAGARAEGIPDEWIEAAQRSPIYALIHTYQVALPLHPEYRTMPMVWYIPPLSPVVDAVSRDGHDGEDVGNLFGALDALRIPMQYLAELFTAGDTAVVEGVLRRLAAMRSYMRDINLGRDTQPHIPHSVGMTEEQIYEMYRLLAIAKYEERYVIPTAFAPQARDLEEMGCSLTGEGGPGMYESEPIPVSVETFHALKRGGDEPGQARPRVNLLNWDGGQVPAGMFPEGQKR, encoded by the coding sequence ATGAAGGTTATGGCGCAGTTGGCGATGGTGATGAACCTCGACAAGTGCATCGGTTGTCACACCTGCTCGGTGACCTGCAAGCAGGCGTGGACCAACCGATCCGGCACCGAATACGTGTGGTTCAACAACGTCGAAACCCGTCCCGGACAAGGCTATCCGCGCACCTACGAGGACCAGGAGAAGTGGCGGGGTGGCTGGATTCGCGACAAGAAGGGGCGGCTGCGGCTGCGCGACGGCGGCCGCATCCAGAAGCTGCTGCGCATCTTCGCCAATCCGAAGTTGCCCGTCATCGGCGACTACTACGAGCCGTGGACCTACGACTACGAGAACCTGACCACCGCACCCGCGGGTGACACGTTCCCGACAGCGGCGCCCCGAAGCGTGATCAGCGGTGAGCCGATGAAGGTGTCGTGGGGACCGAACTGGGACGACAACCTGGCCGGCTCGTCGGAGATCCTGGCCGAGGACCCGATCCTGAAGAAGGTCAACGACGAGATCAAGCTCAAGCTCGAAGAGACCTTCATGTTCTACCTGCCGCGAATCTGCGAGCACTGCCTCAACCCCTCGTGTGTGGCGTCGTGCCCGTCGGGCGCGATGTACAAGCGCAGCGAGGACGGCATCGTGCTGGTGGACCAGGACCGCTGCCGCGGCTGGCGGATGTGTGTGTCCGGATGCCCTTACAAGAAGGTCTATTTCAACCACAAGACGGGCAAAGCCGAGAAGTGCACGCTGTGCTATCCGCGCATGGAGGTCGGGCTGCCGACCATCTGCTCGGAGACCTGCGTGGGGCGGTTGCGCTACCTCGGGGTGGTTCTCTACGACGCCGACCGGGTGCTGGAAGCGGCGTCGGTGGAAAAGGACACCGATCTCTATCGGGCGCAGTGCGAGATCCTGCTGGACCCCAACGATCCGGACGTCATCGCCGGCGCGCGGGCCGAGGGCATCCCCGACGAGTGGATCGAGGCCGCGCAGCGTTCCCCGATCTACGCGCTGATCCACACCTACCAGGTGGCGCTGCCCCTGCATCCGGAATACCGCACCATGCCGATGGTTTGGTACATCCCGCCGCTGTCGCCCGTGGTCGACGCGGTCAGCCGCGACGGGCACGACGGGGAGGACGTCGGCAACCTGTTCGGCGCGCTGGACGCGTTGCGCATCCCGATGCAATATCTGGCCGAACTGTTCACTGCCGGCGATACCGCCGTCGTCGAAGGGGTGCTGCGGCGGCTGGCGGCGATGCGCTCCTACATGCGCGACATCAACCTCGGCCGCGACACCCAGCCGCACATCCCGCATTCGGTCGGCATGACCGAAGAGCAGATCTACGAGATGTATCGGCTGCTCGCGATCGCGAAATACGAAGAGCGCTACGTGATTCCGACGGCGTTCGCCCCTCAGGCCCGCGATCTCGAGGAGATGGGCTGTTCGTTGACGGGCGAGGGCGGCCCGGGCATGTACGAATCGGAGCCGATTCCGGTGTCCGTGGAAACCTTCCACGCGCTCAAGCGTGGGGGGGACGAGCCCGGCCAGGCGCGGCCGCGGGTGAACCTGCTCAACTGGGACGGCGGCCAGGTGCCGGCGGGGATGTTCCCCGAGGGGCAGAAGCGGTGA
- the narJ gene encoding nitrate reductase molybdenum cofactor assembly chaperone has protein sequence MRLLSALRERSAGRAMQDRLVWQAASLLLAYPDDGFTDRLDAVDEMLGHISGPAATLLGQAAAALRAREPMVAAMDYVATFDMRRRATMYLTYWTAGDTRNRGREMLAFATAYREAGAQPPSGEAPDHLTVVLEFAATVDPEAGRRLLTEHRVPIDVLRGALADARSPYEPAVAAVCETLPAATDQEARRAERLAQAGPPAEAVGLEPFTLTVPPRKGTPGV, from the coding sequence GTGAGGCTGCTCTCCGCGCTCCGCGAGCGTTCCGCCGGCCGGGCGATGCAGGATCGCCTGGTGTGGCAGGCGGCCTCGCTGCTGTTGGCGTACCCGGACGACGGCTTCACCGACCGCCTGGACGCCGTCGACGAAATGCTCGGCCACATCAGCGGTCCCGCCGCGACGCTCCTCGGGCAGGCGGCCGCGGCGCTGCGGGCCCGCGAGCCGATGGTCGCCGCGATGGACTATGTCGCGACGTTCGATATGCGCCGGCGCGCCACGATGTACCTGACGTACTGGACCGCGGGGGACACCCGCAACCGCGGCCGGGAGATGCTGGCGTTCGCCACCGCCTACCGGGAGGCGGGTGCGCAGCCGCCGAGCGGCGAGGCGCCCGATCATTTGACCGTGGTGCTCGAATTCGCCGCCACCGTCGACCCCGAGGCCGGACGGCGACTGCTGACCGAGCACCGCGTGCCGATCGACGTGCTGCGCGGCGCCCTGGCCGACGCCCGGTCACCGTACGAGCCCGCCGTGGCCGCGGTCTGCGAGACCCTGCCGGCGGCCACCGACCAGGAGGCGCGCCGCGCCGAGCGGCTGGCGCAGGCCGGCCCGCCCGCGGAAGCCGTTGGGCTGGAACCGTTTACCTTGACCGTGCCACCCCGCAAAGGAACGCCAGGTGTTTAG